In a genomic window of Sulfurisphaera tokodaii str. 7:
- a CDS encoding DMT family transporter: protein MPILGVVLVWSSAYPLIKIALQYMSPIILAIIRLLVGGLILLIYGKGIIYGLKEFIGSLLNVAIFMILLNLGVLLSPNPALSATLIYTQPVFVAIFSYFIFKEKIGILKIFGIIIAISGAIIASGNLEVNIGALISLLGGITWAVGTIYYRKYLINEDVIRLNSFFALSSVPVLVPLIPFQFYFKVSLEGIVVAIIIGITAQALGFIFWFSSVKNLGAFKASSISLLVPALSYFFSYIILGDMPTLIEMIGSFLVLFGVLLTNLKISNFSSRF, encoded by the coding sequence TTGCCAATACTTGGTGTAGTGTTAGTCTGGAGTTCAGCTTACCCTCTAATTAAAATTGCTCTTCAATATATGTCGCCAATAATTTTAGCAATAATTAGGCTCTTAGTTGGAGGTCTTATTCTACTAATTTATGGAAAAGGTATAATATATGGCTTAAAGGAATTTATTGGTAGCCTATTAAACGTTGCGATATTTATGATATTGCTTAATTTAGGTGTTCTTCTCTCACCTAATCCAGCATTATCTGCAACATTAATTTATACTCAACCAGTTTTCGTTGCGATATTTAGTTATTTTATTTTCAAAGAAAAAATAGGGATTTTAAAGATATTTGGTATTATTATAGCAATTTCTGGGGCGATTATAGCTTCCGGTAATTTAGAAGTAAATATTGGTGCTTTAATTTCCTTATTAGGAGGTATAACATGGGCAGTAGGAACTATTTATTACAGAAAATATCTAATTAATGAAGATGTAATAAGACTTAACTCATTTTTTGCTCTCTCATCAGTTCCCGTACTAGTACCACTTATTCCATTTCAGTTCTATTTTAAAGTATCTTTAGAAGGAATAGTAGTAGCTATAATTATAGGTATAACAGCACAAGCCTTAGGTTTCATATTCTGGTTTTCGTCAGTGAAAAACTTGGGTGCTTTTAAAGCAAGTAGCATATCTTTATTAGTTCCAGCACTTTCTTACTTTTTCTCTTATATAATCTTAGGTGATATGCCTACATTAATAGAGATGATAGGATCATTTCTAGTACTTTTCGGTGTTTTGCTTACCAATCTAAAGATATCAAATTTTAGTTCCAGGTTTTAA
- a CDS encoding sugar phosphate nucleotidyltransferase, which produces MQAIILAGGKGEGLLPYTEKYQKETISILGNLIISYSIKGLKKAGINDFIIVTSEKGKSKIEEEIEKLNVSFEIIIQKREGINGAIKDGLERASGSNVVLAFGDIVAPEDFYVSLVNTHLTTGADYVIPLVPVSEGVNTYGLAKIEKDKIEIVKTGSTLALAGAYIIRNEMFDDFLEYLNTRKEMLKYFVWSEKWIDIGYPEDLINAIEMLLDEKKSIISEKAEISKTAIIGKGVIIDDYAVIDDYAVIKGPAYIGKEVFVGNFSLIRDATSIERGAKIGAYCELTHTLVEPEAEIGSKSYLSYTVVGEKAKIGASVISSSFPARVVRGKVNKLGALISPEAEIRHGEILKPGTKI; this is translated from the coding sequence GTGCAAGCTATCATTTTAGCGGGAGGAAAAGGAGAAGGTTTACTTCCTTACACTGAAAAATATCAAAAGGAGACGATAAGTATTCTGGGTAATTTAATAATTTCTTATAGTATTAAGGGCTTAAAGAAGGCGGGAATTAATGATTTTATTATTGTTACATCTGAGAAAGGGAAAAGTAAAATAGAGGAAGAAATAGAGAAGTTGAACGTATCTTTTGAAATTATAATACAGAAAAGAGAGGGAATTAACGGTGCTATTAAAGATGGTCTTGAAAGAGCTTCTGGCAGTAATGTAGTTTTGGCTTTTGGTGATATAGTAGCTCCAGAAGATTTTTACGTTAGTCTAGTAAATACTCATTTAACTACTGGAGCTGATTATGTAATTCCTTTAGTTCCAGTAAGTGAAGGGGTAAACACTTACGGATTAGCAAAAATTGAGAAAGATAAGATAGAGATTGTAAAAACTGGTTCTACTTTAGCCTTAGCTGGAGCTTATATTATCAGAAATGAAATGTTTGATGATTTTCTTGAATACTTAAATACTAGAAAGGAAATGCTAAAATACTTCGTTTGGAGTGAAAAGTGGATTGATATTGGTTATCCTGAGGATTTAATAAATGCTATTGAAATGCTATTAGATGAAAAGAAGAGCATAATCTCTGAGAAGGCTGAAATCTCTAAAACAGCCATAATTGGTAAAGGAGTTATAATTGATGATTACGCTGTAATCGATGATTACGCTGTAATTAAAGGTCCAGCTTATATTGGAAAAGAAGTATTTGTTGGTAATTTTTCCTTGATAAGAGATGCTACTTCTATAGAAAGAGGTGCTAAAATAGGTGCTTACTGCGAATTAACGCACACATTAGTTGAACCAGAAGCTGAAATAGGTTCAAAGTCATACTTAAGTTATACTGTTGTAGGAGAAAAAGCAAAAATAGGAGCAAGCGTTATTTCCTCAAGTTTTCCAGCAAGAGTAGTTAGGGGCAAGGTAAATAAGTTAGGAGCACTTATTTCTCCAGAAGCTGAGATAAGGCACGGAGAAATTTTAAAACCTGGAACTAAAATTTGA